Proteins from one Cellulosilyticum lentocellum DSM 5427 genomic window:
- a CDS encoding ABC transporter ATP-binding protein: MLKMEGIKKNYGKKQVLKGVDLKIEEGECLGIIGPNGSGKSTLLSIMVGALKPTEGERFIQGKIGYVPQDNALMEELTVKDNLEFWAAAHNKHINEILHTAYFKEVLGLEDMLKEKVKHLSGGMKKRVNIGIALIDDPQYIVLDEPCSALDIIYKNEVIDYLLELKQKGKTIIYTSHSGDEIERLCDRVCILKEGTIIKEAKLAELRTENKECSTFDEMVYRLLA, translated from the coding sequence ATGTTGAAAATGGAAGGTATTAAAAAGAATTATGGTAAGAAGCAAGTCTTAAAGGGAGTAGATTTAAAGATAGAAGAAGGTGAGTGTCTGGGTATTATAGGACCTAATGGTTCGGGGAAATCTACTTTGTTATCCATTATGGTAGGTGCACTCAAACCAACTGAAGGAGAAAGATTTATTCAAGGGAAAATTGGATATGTACCACAAGATAATGCATTAATGGAAGAATTAACAGTAAAAGATAATTTGGAGTTTTGGGCTGCAGCTCATAATAAGCATATAAATGAAATCTTGCATACAGCTTATTTTAAAGAAGTATTAGGTCTAGAAGATATGTTAAAAGAAAAGGTGAAGCATTTATCGGGTGGAATGAAGAAACGTGTAAATATAGGAATTGCGCTTATAGATGATCCTCAGTATATCGTTTTAGATGAACCTTGTAGTGCTTTAGACATAATTTATAAAAATGAGGTAATTGATTACTTATTGGAGCTTAAACAAAAAGGAAAAACGATTATTTACACCAGTCACTCTGGAGATGAGATAGAACGACTTTGTGACAGAGTTTGTATTTTAAAAGAGGGGACCATTATTAAAGAAGCTAAGTTAGCTGAATTACGAACCGAGAATAAAGAGTGTAGTACTTTCGATGAAATGGTATATAGGTTACTAGCATGA
- a CDS encoding ABC transporter permease translates to MRQLGISIKTDLKVLAVHYKKLLFFAMQMSILCLAIGMAGSQILYANKNVQPFTLAIVDLEASKWTDMIIDTVNQMETVTKLCDIEVLPKEEAKEKLSRGQVTAIITIPEHFIEDIMNGVNTPLTIEKKDGTLLESIVADKLISAAAKLLSAAQAGIYTTLDAYETFSTDDGISFEKLMQEINIIFAKEMLGRHQLFEEQEVVATKNMAPLEHYILSGFIAMMLLSLMLIMEVIEPLNKKENLMRYSVVRLKPEKLIVSKVISLSLFYLVAGGIILGSVAVLSRMVGLEIDWHFSIQGLFGIILGTISLASVSMIIGMVLKGKEAYSLFIFVIVAVMTFLSGGIIPAAYLPEAINEMGRFTYNDYALELLKPLVGVACEPIAYIKVVIMIAACLMVGIGMLRRRGVRG, encoded by the coding sequence ATGAGACAGTTAGGGATTAGTATAAAAACAGACCTTAAGGTATTGGCAGTACACTATAAAAAGTTATTGTTTTTTGCTATGCAAATGTCTATTTTATGTTTAGCAATTGGTATGGCAGGAAGTCAGATACTTTATGCTAATAAAAATGTGCAGCCCTTTACATTGGCTATTGTAGATTTAGAAGCTTCTAAGTGGACGGATATGATTATTGATACAGTTAATCAAATGGAGACTGTCACAAAGCTGTGCGATATTGAAGTGTTACCTAAAGAAGAAGCTAAAGAGAAGTTATCACGAGGCCAAGTAACCGCCATTATTACTATTCCAGAGCATTTTATAGAGGATATTATGAATGGGGTGAATACACCCCTCACGATTGAGAAAAAAGATGGTACTTTATTAGAAAGCATAGTAGCAGATAAATTGATTTCAGCAGCAGCTAAACTCCTATCTGCAGCTCAAGCAGGTATTTATACAACTTTAGATGCTTATGAAACTTTTAGCACAGATGATGGTATTAGCTTTGAAAAATTAATGCAAGAAATTAATATTATTTTTGCTAAAGAAATGTTAGGACGTCATCAGTTGTTTGAAGAACAAGAAGTAGTAGCTACCAAAAATATGGCACCGTTAGAACACTATATTTTGTCAGGCTTTATAGCTATGATGCTTTTAAGTTTAATGCTTATTATGGAGGTTATAGAGCCTCTTAATAAGAAGGAAAACTTAATGAGATATAGTGTGGTTCGATTAAAACCCGAAAAATTAATAGTGAGTAAAGTGATTAGCTTAAGCTTATTTTACTTAGTAGCTGGCGGCATTATTCTGGGGAGTGTAGCTGTGCTGTCGAGGATGGTTGGTTTAGAAATCGATTGGCATTTTTCAATTCAAGGATTATTTGGCATTATATTAGGAACTATTAGTTTGGCAAGTGTAAGTATGATAATAGGTATGGTGCTCAAAGGAAAAGAAGCTTATAGCTTATTTATATTTGTCATTGTAGCGGTTATGACATTTTTATCTGGAGGGATTATTCCAGCAGCCTATTTGCCAGAAGCAATTAATGAAATGGGGAGATTTACGTATAATGATTATGCGTTAGAACTGTTAAAGCCTTTAGTAGGTGTTGCATGTGAGCCAATAGCATATATAAAAGTAGTCATAATGATTGCGGCATGCTTAATGGTAGGTATTGGTATGCTTAGAAGAAGAGGGGTGAGAGGATGA
- a CDS encoding ABC transporter permease — protein MRFYCVALRLKLKELLRNKAYMVVLIILPILMSLIVSYGKAYIDEGSLKAGLWSDSILGNRISDILLEDKGINFIKYDTVEILEKAVATNEVECGFVIKPIIDEQKENMSFERAITVITSPATMAQGPLQEVVTATIYRLVAEDIAYMTLKGKSYMQVEIDLKNWIHQQVEGYYADGELMQIVFVQGDSKVIGATVQKREGILRIAKGLMAIFLMMSSLLMGVRLIEDRKGKIYSRFCTIGKGKLNPDLPLVGAHISLQTIVGILALIIIKLSGKEIIYLDLGEEVGLLIAYILCLAALVLLVSELVSSSELWFSMIPICIIAAILFCPIVVDMSSMQTWFKYLSYLMVPYYYLGGTTYLLGLVSATIAFTLIYYVVTRLKILRSSDDILYK, from the coding sequence ATGAGATTTTACTGTGTGGCCCTTAGACTAAAATTAAAAGAACTTTTAAGAAATAAAGCATATATGGTAGTACTCATCATTTTACCTATTTTAATGAGTTTGATTGTGAGTTATGGTAAAGCGTACATAGATGAAGGAAGCCTAAAAGCAGGTCTTTGGAGTGATAGTATCTTAGGAAATCGTATTTCGGATATTTTGCTGGAAGACAAGGGGATTAACTTTATAAAGTATGATACAGTGGAGATTTTAGAAAAAGCTGTAGCTACTAATGAAGTTGAATGTGGATTTGTTATTAAACCTATTATTGATGAACAAAAGGAGAATATGAGTTTTGAAAGAGCAATAACAGTCATTACTTCTCCGGCTACTATGGCTCAAGGACCCCTTCAAGAAGTAGTGACAGCGACGATATATCGTCTTGTGGCAGAAGATATTGCATACATGACATTAAAAGGTAAATCTTATATGCAAGTAGAGATAGATTTAAAAAATTGGATTCATCAGCAGGTGGAAGGTTATTATGCCGATGGCGAATTAATGCAAATTGTTTTTGTTCAAGGAGACTCGAAGGTCATTGGTGCAACTGTGCAAAAAAGAGAAGGTATATTAAGGATAGCGAAAGGTTTGATGGCGATATTTTTAATGATGAGTAGTTTGCTCATGGGAGTTAGATTAATTGAAGACAGAAAAGGGAAAATTTATAGCCGCTTTTGCACTATAGGAAAAGGTAAGTTGAATCCTGATTTACCACTTGTTGGTGCGCATATTTCATTACAAACGATAGTAGGAATCCTAGCACTTATTATTATTAAACTAAGTGGAAAAGAAATCATTTATTTAGATTTAGGAGAAGAAGTAGGGTTATTAATAGCTTATATTCTATGCTTGGCCGCCTTAGTGTTATTGGTGAGTGAGCTTGTTTCTAGTAGTGAATTGTGGTTTTCGATGATTCCCATTTGTATTATTGCAGCTATTTTATTTTGTCCCATTGTAGTAGATATGAGTAGTATGCAAACATGGTTTAAATATTTATCTTACTTGATGGTGCCTTATTATTATTTAGGAGGTACAACATATCTACTAGGTTTAGTAAGTGCGACTATAGCATTTACATTGATTTACTATGTAGTTACAAGGTTAAAGATTTTGCGCTCTAGTGACGACATACTATATAAGTAG
- a CDS encoding DUF6240 domain-containing protein — MIQGIKELGYSTYTPIGMQGGVENSEKSSEPKRFNLQEVIEQIKSYTYTEEDTKQVDNELLSQLKNQFDLREEDIYELHKRGFNLESLLIDDSKAYRGLENSHMSKEESEDTKKQESESKKVSDKISVIQQANDSMYLNTLISKEPITINNLYTNNFKGNLKKVSANFSKSDIASVLQMNGLPNNEGNTWAAKALMSCGMDVSKQDVLKLQNMKAAVAALEPQAEASGDRELLQDNAVQYEPYQIDRITDDLGMVTDEHIEKLIEEGKDVNITNLRESIYKNTEAILKEQQAARPSAIEVQNVNSAEAESVLSDGTMQNQEVINIDQAVTEIKDQINQIRAKLTLEAAQKISEKLPLESAELSVVAKELQQLQEQKVIAALNQVGLEVNEANITATTEVLDTVIDMKRYPMETIHIELNSQETAVLAEVKSALNAYSENETPVEKRFGETIKKVEGQIESLLEGQNIEVTAETIQAAKALITNGMEVSSENITSVLSIVTKLTTFLEDMTPIQAAAFIKEGMNPYYASVDTLLTWMSKEKLEGLKVSTAETIVALQEQKQINSEQKEAMIGLYRILQGVTKHKEEVIGYLFKNDLPLTIEKLQEATRYIQDKNHIEVNIDDDFGELENLQYNKQSAKNLINEQSEQTSKVAQLIKQLEEMELPVSESNINKLSKMSALLYPYIKEQFKKEVGSFEGLSTLPKSFLDKLEAVQNVEPEVIEKMIEQKVPLTLSNIYWMDKITHEPTVYGDLLNEAGMLKDELPEHLDEIEDELLKLEETARKEQEVATLSGDLLKYKQYKQLEEASHLQRQLIDKEGLYQIPFVINGEQRLVNLYVHKDAHHSVESGQHTKAIISYQTKNLGMVKAYIEIKDDHLGYKVEGETESITNKLEAHGETLMNLLTQIGYNVEYTAYATEVEPDNMSAIPLKRGDSNFEEMI, encoded by the coding sequence ATGATCCAAGGAATAAAGGAATTAGGTTATAGCACTTATACCCCAATTGGTATGCAGGGGGGAGTTGAGAACAGTGAAAAATCATCAGAACCTAAACGTTTTAATCTTCAAGAAGTGATAGAGCAGATTAAAAGCTATACTTATACAGAAGAAGATACAAAGCAAGTAGATAATGAACTCTTAAGTCAACTAAAGAATCAATTTGATTTAAGAGAAGAAGATATTTATGAACTACATAAAAGAGGATTTAATTTAGAATCTTTATTAATTGATGATTCAAAGGCTTATAGAGGACTGGAAAATAGTCATATGTCCAAGGAAGAAAGTGAAGATACGAAGAAACAGGAAAGTGAATCTAAAAAGGTGAGTGATAAAATCAGTGTTATTCAACAAGCTAACGATTCAATGTACTTAAATACTCTAATAAGTAAAGAACCTATCACTATTAATAATTTATATACCAATAATTTTAAAGGAAATTTAAAGAAAGTAAGCGCAAATTTTAGTAAATCAGATATAGCTAGTGTGCTTCAAATGAACGGACTTCCTAATAACGAAGGAAATACTTGGGCAGCTAAGGCGCTAATGAGTTGTGGGATGGATGTTAGTAAGCAAGATGTATTAAAGCTTCAAAATATGAAAGCAGCAGTAGCTGCCTTGGAACCTCAGGCGGAAGCTTCTGGAGATCGTGAGTTACTCCAGGACAATGCAGTGCAATATGAGCCTTATCAGATAGATCGTATTACAGATGATTTAGGCATGGTTACAGATGAGCATATCGAAAAGCTTATTGAAGAGGGTAAAGACGTTAATATTACTAATTTAAGAGAAAGTATTTATAAAAACACAGAAGCCATATTAAAGGAGCAGCAAGCAGCAAGACCATCAGCCATAGAAGTGCAAAATGTTAACTCGGCAGAAGCTGAATCAGTATTGTCAGATGGAACGATGCAGAATCAAGAAGTCATTAATATAGACCAAGCAGTGACTGAAATTAAAGATCAAATTAATCAAATTAGAGCAAAGCTTACTTTAGAGGCAGCTCAGAAAATAAGTGAAAAGTTACCGTTAGAAAGTGCAGAGCTGAGTGTTGTTGCAAAGGAGCTTCAGCAGTTACAAGAACAAAAAGTGATTGCTGCACTTAACCAAGTAGGTCTAGAAGTAAACGAAGCTAATATAACAGCAACTACGGAAGTTTTAGATACTGTTATAGATATGAAACGTTATCCTATGGAGACGATTCATATCGAATTAAACAGTCAAGAAACAGCTGTTTTAGCAGAGGTAAAAAGTGCTTTAAATGCTTATAGTGAAAATGAAACACCAGTAGAAAAAAGATTTGGAGAAACTATTAAGAAAGTAGAAGGGCAAATTGAAAGCCTTTTAGAAGGGCAAAATATAGAGGTAACAGCTGAAACAATTCAGGCTGCAAAAGCACTTATTACAAATGGAATGGAAGTAAGTTCTGAGAATATAACCTCAGTGTTAAGTATTGTTACTAAACTTACTACCTTTCTAGAAGACATGACACCTATCCAAGCAGCAGCTTTTATTAAAGAAGGAATGAATCCTTATTATGCATCAGTAGATACTTTATTAACATGGATGAGTAAGGAAAAGCTAGAGGGTCTAAAGGTAAGTACAGCAGAAACAATTGTAGCATTACAAGAACAAAAGCAAATAAATAGTGAACAAAAGGAAGCGATGATTGGATTATATCGTATTTTACAAGGTGTAACAAAGCATAAAGAAGAAGTGATAGGATACTTGTTTAAAAATGATTTACCGCTTACTATAGAAAAATTACAAGAGGCTACCCGCTACATACAAGACAAAAATCATATTGAAGTAAATATCGATGATGATTTTGGGGAGTTAGAGAATTTACAATATAATAAACAATCAGCCAAGAATTTAATCAATGAGCAGAGTGAACAAACGAGTAAAGTAGCTCAACTTATTAAGCAATTAGAAGAAATGGAACTACCTGTGTCAGAAAGTAATATCAATAAACTAAGTAAGATGAGCGCATTATTATATCCCTATATTAAAGAGCAATTTAAAAAAGAAGTGGGGAGTTTTGAAGGATTATCAACCTTGCCAAAGAGTTTTCTAGATAAATTAGAAGCTGTACAAAATGTAGAACCAGAGGTTATTGAAAAGATGATAGAACAAAAAGTTCCTTTAACCTTATCTAATATTTATTGGATGGACAAAATAACTCATGAACCTACGGTGTATGGAGATTTACTGAATGAAGCAGGTATGTTAAAAGACGAATTACCAGAGCATTTAGATGAGATAGAAGATGAACTTTTGAAATTAGAAGAAACGGCAAGGAAAGAACAAGAAGTAGCCACTTTGTCAGGTGACCTACTTAAGTATAAGCAGTATAAGCAATTAGAGGAAGCAAGTCATTTGCAACGTCAATTAATAGATAAAGAAGGATTATATCAGATTCCGTTTGTGATCAATGGAGAGCAAAGATTAGTTAATCTTTATGTTCATAAGGATGCACATCACTCTGTAGAATCAGGGCAACATACCAAAGCTATTATTAGCTATCAAACAAAAAATCTT